A region from the Lytechinus variegatus isolate NC3 chromosome 6, Lvar_3.0, whole genome shotgun sequence genome encodes:
- the LOC121417707 gene encoding galactosylceramide sulfotransferase-like, whose amino-acid sequence MDVPISFVDTDDIIQIKGKSRSTNDVTMEAVKRWKSSRRLQTFKLMKLMAPNFKMITIIRKPRSQFESAFSHFNAGGSMGLRPLDRNTTLTEDLTRFLTNPAFYWSRASWFARWYTRNGQLYDLADTDNFGSTEEVSRMIRHLDRIIDLVLIAEYFDESLVIFRRLMCWDFKDIVYITQNAREEKFRSDLTAEQEARLGRWNFADSILYDYFNQSLWAKIARYGPGFQRDLAHFRRLLKEYQRTCTNGTIVRSRGNRVKLVAANNSTFCKQMVDDNYQTEKLIIERQNGVGSC is encoded by the exons ATGGATGTACCGATCTCCTTCGTTGACACTGATGACATCATACAGATCAAGGGAAAGTCCCGGTCTACCAATGACGTCACCATGGAAGCAGTCAAGCGGTGGAAGTCTTCTCGAAGATTGCAAACGTTCAAG ttgATGAAGTTGATGGCTCCGAATTTCAAGATGATCACCATCATCCGAAAACCACGTTCTCAGTTTGAATCCGCCTTCTCTCACTTCAACGCTGGGGGCAGCATGGGACTCCGTCCTCTCGATAGAAACACCACGCTTACTGAAGATTTGACGCGCTTCCTAACAAATCCCGCATTCTATTGGAGTCGCGCATCGTGGTTTGCGCGCTGGTATACGCGAAACGGACAACTTTATGATCTGGCGGATACAGACAACTTCGGGAGTACCGAGGAAGTGAGTCGGATGATAAGACATCTCGATAGAATCATCGATTTAGTGCTGATCGCCGAATACTTTGACGAATCGCTGGTTATTTTCCGGAGATTAATGTGTTGGGACTTCAAAGACATCGTGTACATAACGCAGAACGCGCGTGAGGAAAAATTCCGATCCGATTTGACGGCAGAGCAGGAAGCGCGTCTGGGCAGATGGAACTTCGCGGACTCCATCCTGTACGATTACTTCAACCAATCGCTCTGGGCGAAGATTGCTCGCTATGGTCCGGGGTTCCAGCGGGATCTTGCCCATTTTCGCAGGCTTCTTAAAGAATATCAACGAACTTGCACTAACGGAACTATAGTTCGTTCAAGAGGGAATCGCGTAAAGTTGGTAGCAGCGAAtaattcaacattttgtaaACAGATGGTAGATGATAACTATCAAACAGAAAAACTGATAATCGAGAGACAAAATGGAGTAGGTTCGTGTTGA